One Leptospira bouyouniensis DNA window includes the following coding sequences:
- a CDS encoding M16 family metallopeptidase: MMSKLRIFFLCFFLQFLPVFSEDAFFGTSESQFREKIKTIRLENGLTVVMMKRGTSPTVALYIKFLVGAVDETPEEAGTAHLLEHMLFKGTKSVGTIDYQKEEKYQKQIEVWGTELDDLKLKRRDLFTRGEVVPKALEEEIETLNRRLKNLIQLQDEFIVKNEDSYIYEQNGEVGFNAYTSQDVTNYQIQLPNNRIEIWAKIESDRLKNPILREYYTERDVVIEERRMRTDDVGGAVLREKFFSTAFESHPYRKPVIGYSAEIPYLKIEETKAFFQKHYTPNRMVISIVGQFDMVETEAIIRKYFSDLKAGKERPPYKIEEKSFPGEKRFKVKHPSASQMMMGWIKPPYPHKDNASFDVLSSILTSGTGSRLYKRLVLEEKLVLSIGAVNGYPGERYKNYFIFFINPNEGVDPNKIEAIIWEEIYRIKEQGIPKEELEKVKNQMVSDFMKTLDQNGAIADLLSYYQLLYGDWSGLFNQYQTIMNTSSSDIQSLIPKYLTKDLVVIGVLEDVRKK, encoded by the coding sequence ATGATGTCGAAATTACGAATCTTTTTCCTTTGTTTCTTCCTACAATTTTTACCTGTCTTCTCAGAAGATGCATTTTTTGGCACTTCCGAGTCTCAATTCCGAGAAAAAATCAAAACCATCCGTTTGGAAAATGGACTCACCGTTGTGATGATGAAACGTGGCACCTCTCCGACAGTTGCCCTTTATATCAAGTTTTTAGTTGGAGCTGTAGATGAAACACCAGAAGAAGCAGGTACGGCTCATCTTTTAGAACACATGTTATTCAAAGGAACCAAATCGGTAGGAACGATCGATTACCAAAAAGAAGAAAAATACCAAAAACAAATCGAAGTGTGGGGGACAGAACTTGACGATTTGAAATTAAAACGCCGGGATTTATTCACTCGAGGAGAAGTTGTCCCCAAAGCCTTAGAAGAGGAAATCGAAACCTTAAACAGAAGGTTGAAAAACTTAATCCAATTACAAGATGAGTTCATCGTAAAAAACGAAGATTCATATATTTATGAACAAAATGGAGAAGTTGGATTTAATGCATATACGTCTCAAGATGTAACTAATTACCAAATCCAACTTCCCAATAATCGAATTGAAATTTGGGCAAAAATAGAATCGGATCGTTTAAAAAATCCCATCTTACGAGAGTATTATACAGAACGTGATGTCGTCATCGAAGAACGTAGGATGAGAACAGATGATGTAGGTGGGGCAGTCCTACGCGAAAAGTTTTTTTCCACTGCATTTGAAAGCCATCCTTATAGAAAACCAGTGATTGGTTATTCCGCAGAAATTCCATATTTAAAAATTGAGGAAACAAAAGCATTTTTCCAAAAACATTATACACCGAACCGTATGGTGATTTCCATCGTGGGTCAATTTGATATGGTAGAAACGGAAGCGATCATTCGGAAATATTTTTCAGATCTGAAAGCCGGCAAAGAAAGACCACCCTATAAAATTGAAGAAAAATCATTCCCAGGTGAAAAACGATTCAAAGTAAAACATCCATCGGCAAGCCAAATGATGATGGGTTGGATCAAACCGCCATACCCTCATAAAGACAATGCAAGCTTCGATGTTTTATCAAGTATCTTAACTTCTGGTACTGGGTCACGACTTTACAAACGATTGGTTTTGGAAGAGAAATTAGTACTAAGTATTGGAGCTGTGAACGGATACCCAGGAGAACGATACAAAAACTATTTTATATTCTTTATAAATCCCAATGAAGGAGTGGACCCAAATAAAATTGAGGCCATCATCTGGGAAGAAATTTATCGTATCAAAGAACAAGGGATACCAAAAGAAGAATTGGAAAAGGTTAAAAATCAAATGGTTTCCGATTTTATGAAAACTTTAGACCAAAATGGAGCCATTGCCGATTTGCTTAGTTATTACCAACTGTTATATGGTGACTGGAGTGGCCTTTTTAACCAATACCAAACAATAATGAATACCTCAAGTAGTGATATCCAATCACTAATTCCAAAGTATCTCACTAAAGATTTAGTTGTCATTGGTGTACTCGAGGACGTAAGGAAAAAATAA